A portion of the Novosphingobium sp. KA1 genome contains these proteins:
- the cydX gene encoding cytochrome bd-I oxidase subunit CydX, translating to MWYFSWILGVGLAVGFGIINGVWHEFHTDPAEEKTVLD from the coding sequence ATGTGGTACTTTTCCTGGATCCTTGGCGTCGGCCTGGCGGTCGGCTTCGGTATCATCAACGGGGTGTGGCACGAGTTCCACACCGATCCGGCCGAAGAGAAGACGGTCCTCGACTGA
- a CDS encoding CsgG/HfaB family protein produces MKTFACALAALAIVASAPAAFAEDRSSARKAQDNGTRQIPVCRKNLGTVAIIEPDNQWWREFNLGSPEAILRVFVQQSRCFTLVNRGRSLQNSAMERALAEQGELQGGSNIGKGQIKAADYFLQPDIVSTNNNSGGGGIGGVLGGVGGLFGHGVGAIAGGLNIKKGEANVTLSIVNSRTTVEEALTEGYARKSDVSFGAGGGGFFGGTFGGVGGGGYQNTQIGQIIVLAYLDAYTKLVSQLGGLPENASAAAPPAK; encoded by the coding sequence ATGAAAACGTTCGCATGCGCGCTCGCCGCGCTTGCCATCGTGGCAAGTGCTCCTGCAGCTTTTGCGGAAGACCGGTCATCGGCCCGCAAGGCCCAGGACAATGGCACCCGGCAGATTCCCGTCTGCCGCAAAAATCTCGGCACCGTCGCCATCATCGAGCCTGACAACCAGTGGTGGCGCGAGTTCAACCTCGGCAGTCCCGAGGCGATCCTGCGCGTCTTCGTGCAGCAGTCGCGCTGCTTCACCCTCGTCAATCGCGGCCGCTCGCTCCAGAACAGCGCGATGGAACGCGCGCTGGCCGAACAAGGCGAGCTGCAGGGCGGCTCCAACATCGGCAAGGGCCAGATCAAGGCAGCGGACTACTTCCTCCAGCCGGACATCGTCTCGACCAACAACAATTCCGGCGGCGGCGGCATCGGCGGCGTGCTGGGCGGGGTGGGCGGTCTGTTCGGCCACGGCGTCGGCGCGATCGCCGGCGGACTCAACATCAAGAAGGGCGAGGCCAACGTCACCCTCTCGATCGTCAATTCGCGCACCACGGTCGAGGAGGCGCTGACAGAGGGCTATGCCCGCAAGTCCGACGTCAGCTTCGGCGCGGGCGGCGGCGGCTTCTTCGGGGGCACCTTCGGCGGCGTCGGCGGGGGTGGCTACCAGAACACCCAGATCGGCCAGATCATCGTGCTCGCCTACCTCGATGCCTATACCAAGCTGGTCAGCCAGCTCGGCGGGCTTCCCGAAAACGCCTCGGCAGCAGCCCCACCAGCGAAGTAA
- a CDS encoding DUF4010 domain-containing protein, translating into MPTDLAQSHLALLAVSLALGLLVGIQRGWVLREQAAGTRFAGVRTFALMGLSGGISGQLFIQAPGPSTVVLAAAALLVLIGYLKDSRINATVSGTGALVALLTLASGFYVGLGQRLTGTAIAVVMVLLLTLRDQLHGWIDRLSQREVLSIARFALIALVILPLLPDQPFGPYQAWNPRKLWLIVVLVSGFSFAGYFAARLLGATRGVIATAAAGSLVSSTAVTASLASRMKQAGDADAALPAGIACASAIMFVRVLLLASALAPAALPTFARLVVPGLVIALVAAALLLHRTRKAAPASPSTASPSPAFPSPALQLPAPPAPTPAASDMPVRNPFDIGPALVLAGLVMVLTVASLWVLNTFGERGLAVVLAISGSVDVDSAIITMGGLAGQSLDARTAGLVLAVPVALNTLFKAGLSISLAGWQQGRAAALPLIASAAGIGIAALALP; encoded by the coding sequence ATGCCGACCGATCTTGCCCAATCCCATCTCGCCCTGCTGGCCGTATCGCTGGCGCTGGGTCTGCTGGTCGGCATCCAGCGCGGCTGGGTACTGCGCGAACAGGCTGCCGGCACCCGCTTTGCAGGCGTGCGCACATTCGCGCTGATGGGCCTGAGCGGCGGCATTTCCGGTCAGCTTTTTATCCAGGCCCCCGGGCCGTCCACGGTCGTCCTTGCCGCCGCCGCGCTGCTTGTGCTGATCGGCTATCTCAAGGACAGCCGGATCAATGCGACGGTCAGCGGCACCGGCGCCCTGGTCGCACTGCTGACCCTGGCGAGTGGCTTCTATGTCGGCCTCGGCCAGCGGCTGACCGGCACGGCCATTGCCGTGGTGATGGTGCTGCTGCTGACCTTGCGCGATCAGCTCCATGGCTGGATCGACCGGCTGAGCCAGCGCGAAGTGCTGTCGATCGCCCGCTTCGCGCTGATCGCGCTGGTCATCCTGCCGCTCCTGCCGGACCAGCCGTTCGGCCCCTATCAGGCCTGGAACCCCCGCAAGCTGTGGCTGATCGTCGTGCTGGTCTCCGGCTTCTCCTTCGCCGGCTATTTTGCCGCCCGCCTGCTGGGTGCCACGCGCGGCGTGATCGCCACCGCCGCCGCCGGATCGCTGGTCTCCTCGACCGCGGTGACCGCCTCGCTCGCCAGCCGGATGAAACAGGCCGGCGACGCCGATGCGGCGCTGCCGGCAGGGATCGCCTGCGCCTCGGCCATCATGTTCGTGCGTGTCCTGCTACTGGCAAGTGCCCTCGCCCCCGCCGCCTTGCCGACGTTCGCACGGCTGGTCGTCCCGGGCCTGGTGATCGCGCTGGTCGCTGCGGCCTTGTTGCTGCACCGCACCCGCAAGGCCGCGCCAGCCTCCCCATCTACAGCCTCCCCATCTCCAGCCTTCCCATCTCCGGCCCTCCAATTGCCCGCACCGCCGGCGCCCACCCCGGCAGCGAGCGACATGCCGGTGCGCAATCCCTTCGACATCGGACCGGCGCTGGTGCTGGCCGGCCTCGTCATGGTCCTGACGGTCGCCTCGCTCTGGGTTCTGAACACCTTCGGGGAACGCGGCCTTGCGGTCGTGCTGGCGATATCGGGAAGCGTCGATGTCGATTCCGCGATCATCACTATGGGCGGTCTTGCCGGACAGTCGCTCGACGCGCGAACGGCAGGACTGGTCCTGGCCGTTCCCGTCGCGCTCAACACCCTGTTCAAGGCAGGTTTATCGATCAGCCTGGCGGGATGGCAGCAGGGGCGGGCCGCGGCCTTGCCGCTCATCGCCAGCGCCGCCGGGATCGGCATCGCCGCGCTGGCCCTCCCCTGA
- the pgmG gene encoding phosphoglucomutase/phosphomannomutase PgmG, whose product MQGYRIDPTILREYDIRGVVGEKPGGNLGAGDARAIGRSFATLVRAQGGGKVVVGRDGRLSSPILEAALVEGLTASGVDVVRIGISSSPMLYFAELSAEDVQGGIQITGSHNPADQNGFKMVMAGRPFYGAAIQRLGELAAAGEWSRGAGRVEDRSVIDAYVEGMLGALADLPADRLAALKIGWDAGNGAAGPVLERLTARLPGEHHLLHTDVDGTFPNHHPDPSEEANLADLRALVAAKKLDFGVAFDGDADRIGVIDGQGRALAGDQLLLIYAEDVLRKNPGARVIADVKASRVLFDRVAALGGVPDMWKTGHALIKSRMKQTGAVLAGEMTGHMFFADDYHGFDDAFYAALRLMAAILRLDRSVAEFHDAMPQLVSTPELRFAVGESRKFAAVEEVRGRLAEAGAEVVAVDGVRVTTADGWWLLRASNTQAMLVARAESETPEGLARLVGEIDRQLAASGLSR is encoded by the coding sequence CTGCAGGGCTACCGCATCGACCCGACGATCCTGCGCGAATACGACATTCGCGGTGTGGTCGGCGAGAAGCCGGGAGGCAACCTTGGAGCCGGGGATGCCCGTGCCATCGGCCGCAGCTTCGCTACGCTGGTGCGGGCGCAAGGCGGCGGCAAGGTCGTGGTCGGGCGCGATGGCCGGCTCAGTTCGCCGATACTGGAAGCGGCTCTGGTCGAAGGGCTGACCGCCAGCGGCGTCGACGTCGTGCGGATCGGGATTTCGAGCAGCCCGATGCTCTATTTCGCCGAACTGTCAGCCGAAGATGTGCAGGGCGGCATTCAGATAACTGGCAGCCACAATCCCGCCGATCAGAATGGCTTCAAGATGGTAATGGCGGGTCGGCCCTTTTACGGGGCGGCGATCCAGCGGCTGGGGGAACTGGCCGCCGCCGGGGAATGGAGCCGCGGTGCCGGCCGCGTCGAAGACCGCAGCGTCATCGATGCCTATGTCGAGGGCATGCTGGGCGCACTTGCCGACTTGCCCGCCGACCGTCTTGCGGCGCTGAAGATCGGTTGGGATGCGGGTAACGGTGCCGCCGGTCCCGTGCTGGAACGATTGACCGCGCGATTGCCTGGCGAGCATCATCTTCTCCACACCGACGTTGACGGGACCTTCCCCAACCATCACCCGGATCCGAGCGAGGAGGCCAATCTTGCAGACCTGCGCGCGCTCGTCGCGGCGAAGAAGCTCGATTTCGGAGTGGCCTTCGATGGTGACGCCGATCGTATCGGGGTGATCGACGGGCAGGGGCGGGCATTGGCCGGGGATCAGTTGCTGCTGATCTATGCCGAGGATGTCTTACGCAAAAACCCGGGGGCGCGGGTGATCGCCGACGTGAAGGCCTCGCGCGTGCTGTTCGATCGGGTCGCGGCGCTGGGCGGGGTGCCGGACATGTGGAAGACCGGGCATGCGCTGATCAAGTCCAGAATGAAGCAGACCGGCGCCGTGCTGGCGGGTGAGATGACCGGGCACATGTTCTTCGCGGACGACTATCACGGCTTCGACGATGCCTTCTACGCGGCGCTGCGCCTGATGGCGGCCATCTTGCGGCTGGATCGCAGCGTCGCCGAGTTCCATGACGCCATGCCGCAACTTGTCTCCACGCCCGAACTGCGCTTCGCGGTTGGGGAAAGCCGCAAGTTCGCGGCCGTCGAGGAAGTGCGGGGACGACTGGCCGAGGCGGGCGCCGAGGTGGTCGCGGTCGACGGAGTGCGGGTGACGACGGCGGACGGCTGGTGGCTGCTGCGTGCGTCGAACACCCAGGCCATGCTGGTCGCACGGGCGGAAAGCGAAACGCCCGAAGGTCTGGCCCGGCTGGTCGGCGAGATCGACCGGCAACTCGCGGCCTCGGGGCTGTCGCGCTGA
- a CDS encoding sensor histidine kinase KdpD, with amino-acid sequence MPHQSTSPPTRFHRSIFARTVLWAIIIAAAITACLWLLTDATIRNTNQIALERAVDLDLAGMVDIHASGGREELARRIADRLALQPRDGQLAHYLLADTAGRRLAGDLRQWPGLHAGVSESGPIALPGGGSAFARATQLGPDLRLLVAHEDHDIHALRRQVALVYVTGGLLATLAVALIGMTAAHRLRTRIERINAAFRHPDDEALARLEKGSLDRDEIDELTRHSSEALARLGRLAGAQRETTDQLAHEMRTPLMHLDNRLVKALAAAPEAETAARIADARQEIRHIVRMLESLLDIAASQARRGDRHGLAPVDLSALALRLGELYADSAEESGHTLKLAIAPDVMIEGEEMQITRLITNLLDNAFKFVPVGGTVELRLAPGPSLTVCDDGPGVPLADREKIFDKFARGSEPGTQDGAGLGLALCRAIAERHQLEITLLPSTRGACFKVAPQARR; translated from the coding sequence GTGCCGCACCAGTCCACCTCGCCGCCGACCCGCTTCCACCGCTCGATCTTCGCGCGGACCGTGCTCTGGGCAATCATCATTGCCGCCGCCATCACCGCCTGTCTCTGGCTGCTGACCGACGCGACCATCCGCAATACCAACCAGATCGCGCTGGAACGTGCGGTCGACCTCGATCTTGCCGGCATGGTCGATATCCACGCCAGCGGCGGACGCGAGGAACTGGCGCGGCGGATCGCCGATCGCCTCGCCCTGCAACCGCGCGACGGCCAGCTGGCGCATTACCTGCTGGCCGACACGGCAGGTCGGCGCCTGGCGGGCGACCTGCGCCAGTGGCCCGGGCTTCATGCCGGGGTTTCGGAATCGGGTCCGATTGCCCTTCCCGGTGGCGGCAGCGCCTTTGCGCGTGCCACCCAGCTTGGCCCGGACCTCAGGCTGCTGGTAGCCCACGAGGACCACGACATCCACGCGCTGCGCCGGCAAGTGGCGCTGGTCTACGTGACCGGCGGCCTGCTGGCGACGCTGGCGGTGGCGCTGATCGGGATGACCGCCGCGCACCGGCTGCGCACGCGGATCGAGCGCATCAATGCCGCCTTCCGCCATCCCGACGACGAAGCGCTGGCCCGGCTTGAAAAGGGCTCGCTCGACCGTGACGAGATCGACGAACTGACCCGCCATTCCAGCGAAGCACTGGCCCGGCTGGGCCGCCTCGCGGGCGCCCAGCGCGAGACGACCGATCAGCTTGCCCACGAGATGCGCACCCCGCTGATGCATCTCGACAACCGGCTGGTAAAGGCACTGGCCGCCGCACCGGAGGCGGAAACCGCGGCGCGGATCGCCGATGCCAGGCAGGAGATCCGCCACATCGTGCGCATGCTCGAATCGCTGCTGGACATTGCCGCCAGCCAGGCCCGCCGCGGCGACCGCCACGGCCTTGCCCCCGTCGATCTCAGTGCCCTCGCGCTCCGGCTCGGCGAACTCTACGCGGACAGCGCGGAGGAATCGGGCCACACCCTGAAACTGGCGATCGCCCCCGACGTCATGATCGAGGGGGAGGAAATGCAGATCACCCGCCTCATCACCAACCTGCTCGACAATGCCTTCAAGTTCGTACCGGTCGGCGGCACCGTCGAACTTCGGCTCGCGCCCGGCCCCAGCCTGACGGTCTGCGACGACGGTCCCGGTGTACCCCTGGCCGATCGCGAAAAGATATTTGACAAATTCGCCCGCGGCAGCGAGCCCGGAACGCAGGACGGCGCGGGCCTCGGGCTGGCGCTGTGCCGGGCGATTGCCGAGCGCCACCAGCTTGAAATCACCCTCCTGCCCTCCACGCGCGGCGCCTGCTTCAAGGTAGCCCCGCAAGCCAGGCGATAG
- a CDS encoding division plane positioning ATPase MipZ, with protein sequence MTTHRIVFANEKGGTGKSTTAVHVAIALAYQGAKVAAIDLDPRQRTLYRYLENRMETERQREIALPGARFAVYDGEDIDELDDLAEQIAEGYDFLIFDTPGRDDQFARHVAATADTLVTPLNDSFVDFDLIGQVESDTFRVKKLSFYAELMWETRKKRGLKTINEGRRELDWVVVRNRVQHVEAKNMRRLEGALKELSKRVGFRISPGLSERVIFRELFPSGLTLLDKGHLGELGTSHLVARQELRGLVAGLNLPMPARREAQLALSDEG encoded by the coding sequence GTGACAACGCATCGCATCGTCTTCGCCAATGAAAAGGGCGGCACCGGCAAGTCCACGACGGCGGTCCATGTCGCCATCGCACTGGCCTATCAGGGCGCCAAGGTGGCCGCGATCGATCTCGATCCGCGCCAGCGCACGCTCTACCGCTATCTCGAGAACCGCATGGAGACCGAGCGCCAGCGCGAGATCGCGCTGCCCGGTGCCCGTTTCGCGGTCTACGACGGCGAGGATATCGACGAACTCGACGATCTTGCCGAGCAGATCGCCGAGGGCTACGATTTCCTGATCTTCGACACCCCCGGCCGCGACGACCAGTTCGCGCGCCACGTCGCCGCCACCGCCGACACGCTGGTGACGCCGCTCAACGACAGCTTTGTCGACTTCGACCTGATCGGCCAGGTGGAGAGCGATACCTTCCGGGTGAAGAAGCTCTCGTTCTATGCCGAACTCATGTGGGAAACCCGCAAGAAGCGCGGCCTCAAGACGATCAACGAAGGCCGCCGCGAACTGGACTGGGTGGTGGTGCGCAACCGTGTCCAGCACGTCGAGGCCAAGAACATGCGTCGCCTCGAAGGCGCGCTCAAGGAACTGTCGAAGCGCGTGGGCTTCCGCATCTCGCCGGGGCTTTCGGAACGCGTCATCTTCCGCGAGCTGTTCCCCTCGGGGCTGACCCTTCTCGACAAGGGCCACCTTGGCGAACTGGGCACCAGCCATCTGGTCGCCCGCCAGGAACTGCGCGGCCTCGTGGCCGGGCTTAACCTGCCGATGCCCGCGCGCCGCGAAGCGCAGCTCGCACTGAGCGACGAGGGCTGA
- a CDS encoding response regulator transcription factor, which produces MSAARILYIEDDARAARQVREVVETAGLALTWAANGQDGLKLAGVERFDVIILDRMLPDLEGLTILERLRESGVGTPVLMLSALGRSSDRAEGLDGGADDYLAKPFEAEELLARLRALHRRASGRTHSAVILYGAFECHVKARTAFRENRHLALSPKEFELFRYFMENAGEVLTREMLLRDVWKMNFDPQTNVVDVNIGRLRRKLEEGFDGPALETIWGSGYRLLDGRR; this is translated from the coding sequence ATGAGCGCCGCACGCATCCTCTACATCGAAGACGATGCCCGCGCCGCCCGGCAGGTGCGCGAAGTCGTCGAAACAGCAGGCCTGGCACTGACCTGGGCGGCCAATGGGCAGGACGGGCTCAAGCTCGCCGGGGTGGAGCGTTTCGACGTCATCATCCTCGACCGCATGCTGCCCGATCTGGAGGGACTGACGATCCTCGAACGCCTGCGCGAATCGGGGGTCGGCACGCCGGTGCTGATGCTCTCCGCGCTTGGGCGCAGCTCCGACCGCGCCGAAGGGCTCGATGGCGGTGCCGACGACTATCTGGCCAAGCCCTTCGAGGCCGAGGAACTGCTCGCCCGCCTGCGCGCGCTGCACCGGCGGGCCTCGGGCCGCACGCATAGCGCGGTGATCCTCTACGGCGCCTTCGAATGCCATGTGAAGGCCCGCACCGCCTTTCGCGAGAACCGCCACCTTGCGCTCAGCCCCAAGGAATTCGAGCTGTTCCGCTACTTCATGGAAAATGCCGGTGAAGTCCTGACCCGCGAGATGCTGCTGCGCGACGTGTGGAAGATGAACTTCGACCCGCAGACCAACGTGGTGGACGTCAACATCGGCCGTCTGCGCCGCAAACTGGAGGAAGGCTTCGACGGGCCTGCCCTCGAAACCATCTGGGGCTCGGGCTATCGCCTGCTCGACGGCCGCCGATAA
- the panC gene encoding pantoate--beta-alanine ligase, with product MQTVHSLDPLRRAVATLRETGTVALVPTMGALHEGHLTLVREARKHADHVVVSIFVNPLQFGANEDLDAYPRQLERDSALLEPEGVALIWAPTVEAMYPQGFATNISVTGVSEGLCGAARPGHFDGVATVVCKLFHQVLPDVALFGDKDWQQLAVIRRMARDLDLTQPHAGAIIGVETVRETDGLARSSRNAYLTAEQRAAAVTLPTAMKAAIAAIESDTRVADALADLEKALLSGGFASLDYAELRDADDLALLDARSDRPMRLLVAARIGKARLIDNMAVAPR from the coding sequence ATGCAAACCGTCCACAGCCTTGATCCACTGCGGCGTGCCGTCGCGACCTTGCGAGAGACCGGGACCGTGGCGCTGGTGCCGACCATGGGCGCGCTTCATGAAGGCCATTTGACGCTGGTGCGCGAGGCCCGCAAGCACGCCGATCACGTGGTCGTCTCGATCTTCGTGAACCCGCTGCAGTTCGGCGCCAACGAGGATCTCGACGCCTATCCGCGCCAGCTGGAGCGCGACAGCGCCCTGCTGGAACCCGAAGGCGTGGCGCTGATCTGGGCGCCCACCGTGGAGGCAATGTACCCGCAGGGCTTTGCCACCAACATCTCGGTGACGGGTGTGTCCGAAGGCCTGTGCGGCGCCGCCCGCCCCGGCCATTTCGACGGCGTTGCCACGGTCGTGTGCAAGCTGTTCCACCAGGTGCTGCCCGACGTCGCCCTGTTCGGCGACAAGGACTGGCAGCAGCTCGCGGTGATCCGCCGCATGGCACGTGACCTCGACCTGACCCAGCCGCATGCCGGTGCCATCATCGGCGTCGAGACCGTGCGCGAGACGGACGGCCTCGCCCGGTCCTCGCGCAATGCCTACCTCACCGCCGAGCAGCGCGCCGCCGCAGTCACCCTGCCCACCGCGATGAAGGCCGCCATCGCCGCCATCGAAAGCGACACCCGCGTTGCCGATGCGCTCGCGGACCTCGAAAAGGCCCTGCTTTCCGGTGGGTTCGCCTCGCTCGACTATGCCGAGCTGCGCGACGCGGACGATCTCGCCCTGCTCGATGCCCGCTCCGACCGGCCGATGCGGCTGCTGGTTGCCGCCCGGATCGGCAAGGCCCGCCTGATCGACAACATGGCGGTCGCCCCGCGCTGA
- a CDS encoding ligase-associated DNA damage response DEXH box helicase has product MTPALPAEIAAWFAARGWRVRRHQAEMLAASDRGNHVLLVADTGAGKTLAGFLPTLADFCPSRLDGGSPPEGLHTIYVSPLKALAHDVQRNLLAPVEEMGLPVRIETRSGDTPSDRKARQRARPPHVLLTTPESLSLLLTYPEAGELFSGLKRIVVDEIHAFATGKRGDLLALSMARLQALSPGLRRVGLSATLADPDGFRGWLAPWGDIEAVELVEGEEGAEPDVSILLPQQERIPWSGHAATWAIPQLIAQIAAHRTTLIFTNTRFLAEYIFQELWNANEDNLPIGIHHGSLSREARRKVEGAMAEGRLRALVCTASLDLGVDWGDIDLVVQMGAPKGSSRLLQRIGRANHRLDQPSKAMLVPGNRFEFLEAFAAQEALREGQRDGEPFRPGGLDVLAQHVMGSACAGPFREAELAAQVRSCSAYAWVDDARFARVLEFVATGGYALRSYDRFRRIVREKDGALGWRWRLTHPEHAARHRLNAGIIVDAEMLEVRFRNGRSLGKVEEGFGASLKAGDTFRFAGMDLEVEALRELELIVRAARRSATIPSYMGQRMPISTHLADRVRAMLCDRAGWARFPDDVREWLEVQDWRSHLPAPGRLLVESFPHQGCAYTTYYTFEGWPANQSLGMLITRRMEERGLGPLGFVATDYALVVWGLRPVEDPAALLSPDILTHEFVDWVEQSYLLRRAFREVAVISGLVERQQPGTRKSGRQVTFSTDLIYDVLCKYEPDHLLIEAAWADARARMTDVARVADVLDRAAREVDHVRLDRISPLSVPALSMIGRESLPAGSADEDLLMEAESLASLAMRVDPPASKD; this is encoded by the coding sequence ATGACACCCGCGCTGCCCGCCGAGATTGCCGCTTGGTTCGCCGCGCGTGGCTGGCGCGTGCGGCGCCACCAGGCCGAGATGCTGGCGGCCTCCGATCGCGGCAACCACGTGCTGCTGGTCGCCGATACCGGTGCGGGCAAGACGCTGGCGGGGTTCCTGCCGACGCTGGCCGATTTCTGTCCCTCGCGGCTGGACGGTGGCTCGCCGCCCGAGGGCCTGCACACCATCTACGTCTCGCCGCTCAAGGCGCTGGCGCACGATGTGCAGCGCAACCTCTTGGCGCCGGTCGAGGAGATGGGCCTGCCGGTCCGCATCGAGACGCGCAGCGGCGATACCCCGTCCGACCGCAAGGCCCGCCAGCGCGCACGGCCTCCGCATGTCCTGCTGACGACGCCGGAATCGCTTTCGCTGCTGTTGACCTATCCCGAGGCGGGAGAGCTGTTCTCAGGGCTCAAGCGGATCGTCGTCGACGAGATCCACGCTTTCGCCACCGGCAAGCGCGGCGATCTGCTGGCCCTGTCGATGGCGCGGTTGCAGGCCTTGTCGCCGGGGCTCCGGCGGGTGGGACTGTCGGCGACCCTTGCCGATCCCGACGGGTTCCGCGGCTGGCTGGCGCCCTGGGGCGACATCGAGGCGGTGGAACTGGTCGAGGGCGAGGAGGGGGCCGAACCCGACGTCTCGATCCTGCTGCCGCAGCAGGAACGTATCCCATGGAGCGGTCATGCCGCGACCTGGGCGATCCCGCAGCTCATCGCGCAGATCGCGGCGCACCGCACGACGCTGATCTTCACCAACACCCGCTTCCTGGCCGAATATATCTTCCAGGAACTCTGGAACGCCAACGAGGACAACCTGCCGATCGGCATCCATCACGGCTCGCTGTCCCGGGAAGCGCGGCGCAAGGTGGAAGGCGCGATGGCCGAGGGGCGGCTTAGGGCGCTCGTGTGTACCGCCAGCCTCGATCTAGGTGTCGATTGGGGGGACATCGATCTGGTGGTGCAGATGGGGGCGCCCAAGGGCTCCTCGCGCCTGCTCCAGCGCATCGGGCGTGCCAATCACCGGCTGGACCAGCCGAGCAAGGCCATGCTGGTGCCGGGCAACCGCTTCGAGTTTCTCGAGGCTTTCGCCGCGCAGGAAGCGCTCCGCGAGGGGCAGCGCGACGGGGAACCGTTCCGACCGGGCGGTCTCGACGTCCTGGCGCAGCATGTGATGGGAAGCGCCTGTGCGGGGCCGTTCCGGGAAGCGGAACTGGCGGCGCAAGTGCGGTCCTGCTCGGCCTATGCCTGGGTGGACGACGCCAGATTCGCGCGGGTCCTCGAATTCGTCGCGACCGGGGGCTACGCCCTGCGCTCCTATGACCGGTTCCGGCGCATCGTGCGGGAAAAGGACGGTGCATTGGGCTGGCGCTGGCGGCTCACCCATCCCGAACACGCCGCCCGTCACCGCCTCAATGCCGGGATCATCGTGGATGCCGAGATGCTGGAGGTGCGCTTCCGCAATGGCCGCTCGCTGGGCAAGGTCGAGGAAGGTTTCGGTGCCAGCCTGAAGGCGGGCGATACCTTCCGCTTTGCGGGCATGGACCTGGAGGTCGAGGCGCTGCGGGAACTGGAACTGATCGTGCGGGCCGCCAGACGCTCGGCAACGATCCCCAGCTACATGGGCCAGCGCATGCCGATCTCGACCCATCTTGCCGACCGGGTAAGGGCGATGCTGTGCGATCGCGCGGGCTGGGCGCGGTTCCCGGACGACGTGCGCGAATGGCTGGAAGTGCAGGACTGGCGTTCGCACCTGCCGGCACCGGGACGGTTGCTGGTGGAGAGCTTCCCGCATCAGGGCTGCGCCTATACCACGTATTATACGTTCGAGGGCTGGCCGGCGAACCAGTCGCTCGGCATGCTGATTACCCGGCGCATGGAAGAGCGCGGGCTGGGGCCGCTCGGCTTTGTCGCCACCGACTATGCGCTGGTGGTATGGGGGCTGCGGCCGGTGGAGGACCCCGCCGCGCTGCTCTCGCCCGATATCCTGACCCACGAATTTGTCGACTGGGTTGAGCAGTCCTACCTGCTGCGCCGTGCCTTTCGGGAGGTGGCGGTGATTTCCGGTCTTGTCGAGCGCCAGCAGCCCGGCACCCGCAAGTCGGGCCGGCAGGTCACGTTCTCGACTGACCTGATCTACGACGTGCTGTGCAAGTACGAGCCGGATCACCTGTTGATCGAGGCGGCCTGGGCAGATGCCCGCGCGCGCATGACCGACGTTGCCCGTGTCGCCGATGTGCTTGATCGGGCGGCCAGGGAGGTGGACCATGTCCGTCTGGACCGGATCAGCCCGCTGTCGGTGCCGGCCCTGTCGATGATCGGGCGCGAATCGCTGCCGGCAGGATCGGCGGACGAGGATCTGCTGATGGAGGCGGAGAGCCTGGCCTCGCTGGCGATGCGGGTCGATCCGCCCGCCAGCAAGGACTGA
- a CDS encoding molecular chaperone DnaJ, translated as MKLIWLIALGCIACKMLTGRWPWNYLGYDWPASGRRKQGGFARIHAEAQARALLGLSEGASREAILEAHRRRVVQVHPDRGGSNEKVHEANAARDLLIGALDQDTGS; from the coding sequence ATGAAGCTGATCTGGCTCATCGCGCTGGGCTGCATTGCCTGCAAGATGCTGACGGGCCGCTGGCCTTGGAACTATCTGGGCTACGACTGGCCGGCGTCCGGGCGGCGCAAGCAGGGGGGCTTTGCCCGGATCCACGCCGAGGCGCAGGCGCGGGCTCTGCTGGGCCTGTCCGAAGGCGCCAGCCGCGAGGCGATCCTCGAGGCGCATCGCCGGCGGGTGGTCCAGGTCCATCCCGATCGCGGCGGCTCGAACGAGAAAGTCCACGAGGCCAATGCCGCGCGCGACCTGCTGATCGGCGCGCTGGATCAGGACACAGGATCCTGA